The genomic region GTGTCGTTCTAAAACATCGTAACGATTTAGTTCCGGTTCCAACCTGGTCCCGACACTTCAGGGACCATTTCAGTTGCATGTGTTGATTAGCAGTCCCCTGTGGCTTTTCTTTTATTGGAAAATACATTCATAATAATCACAATAATTTTAAACTAGGAACGGCTCCTGTTCTTTAAGTATACAATATTGTGAGATGTGGGCGTCTCTTCCGGTTTTAACCGGAAATGGAGGATCTCGGTGTGCGGACAACATCAATTTGACGCTGAAATGCACTGAAATTAGATAATTCTGTTATTTTAATCAAGTTAATCATAACTTTACTATCGTCCCCATCGCGGTTAAACGTGCTGGAGACAGACATGTGTTGATAGAGGCTGTTTATTTCTCCTAAAACCCAATTCATCGTCCAATAAGTCAACACTAGCTGTTAGCAGTTTGTATAGTTTTAGTATCTTGAACTAAATGACCTGGAGTCGGTCTCCTTCTTGTCTGGAGGAGTTTGGTTGTTTTACCTGTGTTGTGAGCTGAAGGCGGCGGGGCTAGATTGCAGTTTCTGTGGGCAGAGGTGAGTAATTTTCCCGTGTAGCTTGAAGTGTAATGGGTTGATACGTGGCTGACTTCTTACTTATAAACATTGGGCTTTAATGCAACTACCTAAAAGTGGGAAACAATCCATTGTTAAAGACACAATCTGCTTCAGACGAAGCAAATTGTGTTTGGTCATGTGAAGACAGGAAGTTAACCACAGAATAGAGCTGCTACTGTTGCTGAAACTCCAATACATTGAATTCAAATGTTATAGCAAAGGTAAAAGTCCGAAACAACTGCAGTTTCAATAACACCACAGCCATGCAAGCATCGTTGTGATGCTACACTATGGTACTCTGCGtttttgagctaaatgctaacatgcaGTGGTAAGTTGGAAACACTTTGGTTAGCATATTAGCATGCTAATTTGTCAATCATGAATGCAAAAGTGGATGTTTGTGAGTTGTGTCAGGCCAATCTGGTTGTTGGGTTATGTCACGTAAAGTGTTTATTAATACTAAATGACATGGCAATCCATCAGATGGTTGCTGCATTTCAGAACATATGATTGCAGTTTGGCCGGTCACTCAAATGAATTAGGATTTAAACGTATTAGCTTTGTCTGTGGTCGGaatcatttcattatcattttcCGGGTAAAAATCTCTTTTGTAATAGCGTTTGGCCTAAATGTCATTCCTAAACATTTTCAGTCATCCTGTCTTTTCTGCTTTGACTTGCAGACATCTCAAACGATGCCTTGACCACCTCCTTATGTCTGAAGGCTCCAGCAGCGATGAGGAATGGCATAGATCTACCAAAAGGCAGGCGGACGCACACACCGGGTCAAATATTGGGGATGTCGCAAAACCTTGAGTGACTCCAAAAAACTGGATGTCGCAATTCATAAACCACGATATAATGTGAATTTCCGACGCCTGACTTCGCTCTCCACACATCGGGATACTAAAATAACTTGACGTCCGCCTGCAAAAAAGTCCCATCAGGCGTTCAGTAACGTGTGGGAATTGAATGAGATACATTTCAGCAACTCAACGCCATGTAATGAAGCTCCCTCGTTGACTCCTGCAGTCATATATCAGATTTCAAACACTGGCATCTTTTCTAATGTGGTGACTCTTCAGGGAAGCACAAAGTCAGAACCACACGACTCAGTGTCAGATTTGAGGCTTCAACAAAGAACTGAGATGAAGCCTAAGAGTCCCGAGACACCTGATAACGGTGTGGAGTATATAGTGATTGAAGATGATACAGACATGGAAAGTGACAGTGAAAAGGAGGAGGATTCTTCAAGCTCTGAAtctgatgatgaagacgagCCACTCTCAAAACAAAGTAACTTGTGTCCCGATGATCCAGATTTGGACGATGACTCAAGCTCAACTGATTGCTCCAGTGACTCTTCAAATAGTCTGCATTCAAAAGAAATTGCGGCACCCCCTCCTTATGTTAATAGTTCAATATGTGCAGCCTGTGGTAGAGGGCCCTTCAGGTCAATGAAGCTCCATTTGCTGCACTGTAGTGGTATTAAGGTGAAATATGAGTGTTCACTGTGCAAGAAGCTCTTTGTAACGGAGGATGCTCGTAATGAACACTTCATGCCTTTGTATTCATGTAACATCTGTGACCAAGTCTTTTCTCACGAGAGCTCCTACCATCACCACCAGTGTCCCAAGGAAAGCAAGCCACCTCTGGTCTTCTTTTGTTCAGAGACGATGCCCAAAGCGTGTAATATATGCAAATCCTTTTTcacttcagagaaaactttgttAAACCACATCAACAGAGTTCACACATCAGTGGTCAGCACTAAAATATGCATTATTACAGATCCATCAGCACTGACCAATAAAAAGTTTTCACCATCTCTCCGTGGCACAGCGGCCCAGTCGGCCATCACTACAAATGAAGAGAACCGGGTCTGTAATGGAAAGCTCCACGTCGGCCAACCTTCTGCGGGGTCACTCTCCAGTTTTGCAAAAACTAGCCCTTCCTCTTTCTCGACCTCACGCAGACTTCCTTCCCGGTTACTCGTGGCATCTTCTGCTTCACCTGTCAGACTGGAGAAAGATGAAGCCCTAGGCGAGCCAACCAACCAGCCTCCAGCTTGCCTCTCTGCCCCCGCTGAGACAGCTCCAGCCGCTGCTACCTCTGACCCCGACTCCCCACCAGCACCCACTATCATGGCCGTGTTTGAGAACGACAGCCAATATGTGGCCTTGATGAAACGCATGAAGACAGGCTGGCGCTCCAAGGTCCCTTACTCCTGCAGGCAGTGTGGTGCCGTCCTGAGGCAGCCCTCCTTCATCATCAGCCACCGCTACCTCCACAGAGGCTACCGCTCTCATCGGTGCCAGTGTGGACGAGCTTTTAGGCACCGGCTGCATCTCCTGCGACATTGTGTCGAGCATGCTGAGGCCATGAGCTACATCTGCGTCAGTTGTGGGGAGACTTTCATTGGAGCGAGACTCTTAGCTGAGCACATGAAAGGCAAACCACAGAATAAGTCCCATATTTCTGGGCATACATGGAAACATGAAGATAAAAGAAAGTGCAGAGAGGCCTTTACATGTGACTGTGGACAACTGTTTTTAAGGCCCTCTGCTTACATATGGCATCAACTCCAAAACTGGACGAAAACTACACAATTGAAAAAGCCCTTGAGCTGACAAACCATCAACACATGTCTGGTTTACTTATTTCTTAGGTTCTCTTCTCCAACTTTGTGCACAACACTTTGTAAAACAAAGTGTAAtaataaaattgacattttgTACGTCATCTGATTGCCCCCGTCCTGTTTAAAGTGTCAAAGCAAAATCACATACACGTTCTTTCTTAATGGCTGTTTAATTATAGGCATGTTCTGGATGGTTAACATATTCTCACCATGTGCAAATGATACATAGTAAACGGTAAGAATAACTGTCTCAGAAGTTCGTTTGATAACCCACTGAAATACAAAGGCAGTCAACCCACAAGGCATTTTGTTCAGTATTGTGATTAAGTAAATAAACACCAAAACTCCAGTTTATCCTCCAGAGGAAGAGTTATGTCCAGTTTTGCTTATTCTTCTGAAAGTGCATTTTTATTACAGTGAGGGGTTGGAGGGGAGGGTTATTGATCCCCGTGTtctgtttttcagattttttatttcagcttgAACTAACAAATATGTCATCCACTTCTGAGATATCAGTATCCTGGTTGAAAATAGCaaataacagtttttaaatggttgttgtacatatatatttttgactCTCCACAATATCACAGTTCACCTTTTTCATGTCCACTTGGTGGAGCTGTTGGGTTGCTAAAAGTTGATCTTCCAAGACAACTTGAGCAAGTTGGATCATTCTGATAACAGGTGTAGACTGCAGATGAAGATCACAACCCTCAATGTGGACATTAATCTATGAGTTCTAGTTTATTTCGGTTACGATGTCTAGAACTTtacaaattgaaataaatgttgttttgacTTGAAGTATTTTGTTCTGTTGGTGGAACATCACATCCATTATCTTAGTGGGTTGAAGGGAAAACAGAACAATGAAGAGGTGTTAGAGGTTGTACTATATTCAACAAGCCTGTTTGAAAATAACACTTGGGCCTGGGAACCTTTAAACGGTCTCCTAATAAACATATGATTTGCACAAGGGTTTTTGGAAAAGTTTGAATATTGCAAGAGATTTCAAATAACattattatgtaaaatatatCTCATTCCACAGGAATAAGGGAGTATTAGAGTCCATCAATGAAACCTTATGAGTAGCAATTCAGAGAGCAATCCTGGAGGATGTGAGGGTGTTGATTACATTGATCTCCACAGCCCTTGTTTGACATTATTTCTGTTCTTTCCACTGCTGAAATCAGAACAGACCTCTCAAAATGCACATTGATTCTTCTCCCACAATGAATAGGAGTCTTGTTTTATCCGTATAATGTTACAGCTATGAGTCACTGTGCAGTGGACTCAGCACAGGCCCAGAAGATGAGATCTTTAGTAAATATGTCAGTCCTCCAAGTGGTTCAGCAAGTTAAAGAGTCTGGAGCAGCAGTGGGTGGAGAGGATTCGCTGCATTTCCATGGatcttttaaatgaaaacactggaggcagttcactctctcttttcttcagaAACGCATTGGAGCCGTGTCACCTGCAAAGAAAATGTAGACCAAAAACTGGTTATTTTCCTCCGCAGGCATGTTCCAATTCAGTGCATATAGGCCTACCACATCCTGCAATGTGCAGTTATCAGATCAGCACAGTGTCACAAGCACCTTTCTGTGATGTTTACCTGATCTCTGGGTTGGGGTGATGCAGGAACTGAGACAGCAGCTCAGATGTTTGTTGGAAGCAGCGACTCAGTTCGTCCAGCTTCTGCTCCATGGAGAGGATGCGCTGCTCCAGCTCCCGATAGGAGTTGTTCCAGTTGGCGCTCAGGTCACACATGATCATCTGCATCTGTGGAAACCGGCCACACTTTAAGTATATGTTACAGATTCACAGCAAAGCTCTTACTTACTGACTGAGTGACAGTGTTATTATTGTGCATGTTTGAGGCCAACTCAGTGAGTCAAGCTCGAAAACCACCCGAGAATTGTTGACTCAGAAACTGTCACTCATGGCGGGGATTCCTTCAACAACTTGAAGAGACCAGAAGCAACAAACTAGGTTTTTCCTTCCTCTATGTTAAGTGAGACTGTGGCTCAGCTGCATTTAGTAAGTTTCAAATTCAGGAtggaagtttattttaaatctcattCTACTCCGTAAAACGAAGTAGAATGAGATTGTGTTTCTCATGAGCCGTGTACACATCAGGGttcgtacggtcatggaaaacctggaaaagtcatggaattttgttatattcatattttcatgtcgctCATTACGCTGAGATTTAAATAactcatatgcttttaaagaaatacgctcaaaatataagtaggcatacttgggtttgtgtcatttaaggtaggggagagcggggtaatgtgggacatcgggtaatgtgagttaccccctgtatctaggcaacggaacacatttgtggtcatttgaccattatgttttcaagcccctcccattccgcccttgccatgaaggagaagttggtgctggtgctgtggaaagtatgttttttcacaaaaatgtgttttttgcatgtaaaagtaaattttctagctttgaacttaatcaactgttgtgtcaaaacaaatttaatcaggtagaaaaaattatatcatacatgttggtgaacttccaacatataaaaccatgtgattgatgctagctgaagattagcgtGAATtaataagagatgttgtttttttcttaaacggtggctgtggggtaaagtgggacaaatgctgtgggctgtgagacagtgtctcttaaacatattctagtgttatattacattatacatgttttatttttaatgtcataaacattgtagaaaagccatcatgccaagaaactacacaccaggaagacaacttgaggccaaacacccctcgcagagatggagagtgcagccgctgaggtcatgcaaggaaagaagtccttaagaaaagctggaagggatagaaatgttgataagacaaccctcaaaagattcataaagaaaaaagagaaagggaaagtaaaatcagtagcctggggtgcagtagctgaggtaaagagaatattcacagatgagatggaggaggagcttgccaaacacttgaaacaactagctgaccagttccatggccttgctccagttaagtgccgtgaactggcatttgaatacgcagagaaaatcaatatccctgtccctgccaattggacagagaaacaatgtgcaggtaagctagggtgtgcaagagatcacatgaatcataataatcataaatgtgcttaattgaccaatccccatgattctgttactagtccgatattagtggttgtcaatctagctgtcaggattttaactattacaacatgtgttgttatggtagttttaaagtggaaaaagtaagtggaccacattaccccgtagctggaataaagtgagacacaagaccactttttctaaaacaatcatattttcacttccctttgtcctgaagacattctgatcatttccattgctagaaaacatcctgaattaattggaaatgtgtaaattttactgatatatcattttagctcgcctagaggggagcaaatgtaaaaaatgtcccacattaccccgctctcccctatactGTATGCCTTTGAATTCACATTGTTAGTTTGAAtgctacattttgtcactttttcgcgtatacaccaagatttcacaaaatgttcggtcatggaaatttggtttaaagttattgaaaagtcatggaaaagtcatggaaatccattggtcaaaatgtgtatgaaccctggcACATACAAATGGTTAGAAAACTAGACAAGGATGTATCAGTTGGACAAATGAGACGAGTGCTATCAAGTTCCcaagttcaaataaaacaaaagtagcTACATGGTTCTAAAGAAAATAGCTTATTATTAGACTGTGCTAGTTAAGAGAGAAGTAAGCCTTTAGTCTCATGGCCAGTCTGAAGACGCTTCCGCAAACTCTGGCTGTTGCGCAGCACGTCGGGATTACTGCTCGACTGTATCTGATTGTGTAGTGAATCCTTGTCATCTCATTTGGTATACCAGTGAAACATGCATTATATAGAGTGACAGTGTCGCTCACCTTAGGCAGGTCCACCATCTCACTTACGTAATCCCTcagttgtctttgtttgaagCGTAAATGACGGAATCTGCAGAGAAAAAGGTTTTGATTGATCTCAGTCATGAGGAACTATTTCTC from Pleuronectes platessa chromosome 10, fPlePla1.1, whole genome shotgun sequence harbors:
- the si:dkey-79d12.4 gene encoding zinc finger protein 836, yielding MKPKSPETPDNGVEYIVIEDDTDMESDSEKEEDSSSSESDDEDEPLSKQSNLCPDDPDLDDDSSSTDCSSDSSNSLHSKEIAAPPPYVNSSICAACGRGPFRSMKLHLLHCSGIKVKYECSLCKKLFVTEDARNEHFMPLYSCNICDQVFSHESSYHHHQCPKESKPPLVFFCSETMPKACNICKSFFTSEKTLLNHINRVHTSVVSTKICIITDPSALTNKKFSPSLRGTAAQSAITTNEENRVCNGKLHVGQPSAGSLSSFAKTSPSSFSTSRRLPSRLLVASSASPVRLEKDEALGEPTNQPPACLSAPAETAPAAATSDPDSPPAPTIMAVFENDSQYVALMKRMKTGWRSKVPYSCRQCGAVLRQPSFIISHRYLHRGYRSHRCQCGRAFRHRLHLLRHCVEHAEAMSYICVSCGETFIGARLLAEHMKGKPQNKSHISGHTWKHEDKRKCREAFTCDCGQLFLRPSAYIWHQLQNWTKTTQLKKPLS